The Sesamum indicum cultivar Zhongzhi No. 13 linkage group LG1, S_indicum_v1.0, whole genome shotgun sequence genome includes a window with the following:
- the LOC105169439 gene encoding uncharacterized protein LOC105169439 yields MSLVDYAASSDEDEPQSPAREQENEQVKENPEERHRSGVPAPDHEDPVRARSRNSTNLQPTSSKRTDIVSNQSSELKLPDASFLLNSPVVSSNLLNASDHSSRVAAAMAESAARKRDLNGPSSTYPRSKVPKGTLPHSKNVPDTVDGRLLPPQLAGRSNIVTEDISKLFVKKQTNSSTE; encoded by the exons ATGTCGCTGGTGGATTACGCAGCTTCTTCAGATGAAGACGAGCCACAATCCCCTGCTCGGGAGCAGGAAAATGAGCAGGTGAAAGAAAACCCAGAAGAACGACACCGTTCTGGGGTTCCTGCGCCGGACCACGAAGACCCAGTTCGCGCGCGCAGCAG GAATTCTACAAATTTGCAGCCAACCTCAAGTAAACGAACAGACATAGTCTCCAATCAGTCCTCTGAGCTGAAACTTCCTGATGCATCTTTCCTCTTGAATTCACCAGTTGTGTCGTCTAATCTACTGAATGCTTCAGACCACTCATCCCGAGTTGCAGCTGCTATGGCAGAAAGCGCAGCACGAAAGAGAGACTTAAATGGACCATCTTCTACCTACCCTCGTAGTAAAGTTCCAAAAGGGACCTTACCTCATTCGAAAAATGTTCCAGATACTGTAGATGGTCGTTTGCTCCCACCTCAGCTAGCTGGAAG GAGCAATATTGTTACGGAAGACATAAGCAAACTCTTTGTGAAAAAGCAAACCAATTCTTCAACCGAATAG
- the LOC105169418 gene encoding serine/threonine-protein kinase-like protein At3g51990 codes for MGYLSCKAESSIATADSHASTSSVSSSKNSHYKEKEKEKPIKIQEFNYKDLELATNNFSDRKLLGRGSHGLVYKGVLRGGRLVAIKKPSRAAQKMSLSDNPNEVENEIDILSKLQSPRLVNLVGFTKNDSQDRLLVVEFMSNGTLYDVLHSNSRPPTWGRRIKLALQTAKAIDTLHSLNPPVIHRDIKSANVLIDRNFNARLGDFGLALRCVDDYRLRSTPPAGTMGYLDPCYVTPDNLSTKTDVFSFGILLLEIISGRKAIDMGHSPPSIVDWAIPLIRRGKLLAIYDPRVVPPKDPMVRKTLAVVAAKCVRSCRERRPSMKEVVECLSELSKLVPVHSWNGLANPCLMVETAGVPVQSRSSQVNSNGTGGENGILDDGDAKLGKPLRNPRRVYSDLGFRSNLMELMASPDGESEFHGEDDGFESKLEPTKRVLSFRFESGRFIGGTSIRSMVLGKDRVSKLKPNQSVQESSSAPSGMDDKITTSSSVTQAAELAITA; via the coding sequence ATGGGTTATCTCTCGTGTAAAGCTGAATCATCAATCGCAACTGCCGATTCCCATGCCTCAACCTCATCAGTTTCTTCCTCCAAGAATTCCCATTACAaggagaaggaaaaggaaaagccCATCAAAATCCAAGAATTCAACTACAAAGATCTTGAATTAGCCACAAACAACTTCTCAGACAGAAAGCTCTTGGGGAGGGGCAGCCATGGACTTGTGTATAAAGGCGTCCTCCGCGGTGGCCGTCTTGTGGCCATCAAGAAGCCCTCGCGAGCTGCCCAGAAAATGTCCCTTTCCGACAACCCAAATGAAGTCGAGAATGAAATCGACATTTTATCTAAGCTCCAGAGCCCCAGATTGGTCAATCTTGTTGGGTTCACCAAGAATGACTCCCAAGATCGCCTTCTGGTAGTTGAGTTCATGAGTAATGGCACTCTCTATGATGTTTTGCATTCCAATTCGCGGCCTCCCACTTGGGGGAGGAGGATAAAATTGGCGTTGCAAACTGCCAAAGCCATTGACACCCTCCATTCTTTGAACCCACCTGTAATTCATCGTGATATTAAGTCTGCTAATGTTTTGATTGATAGGAACTTCAATGCAAGATTGGGCGATTTCGGGCTGGCATTGAGGTGTGTGGATGACTATAGGTTGAGATCAACTCCGCCTGCCGGGACAATGGGCTATTTAGATCCTTGTTATGTGACCCCTGATAATTTGAGTACCAAGACTGATGTGTTCAGTTTTGGGATATTGCTTTTGGAGATCATTAGTGGAAGGAAGGCTATTGATATGGGACATTCGCCGCCGTCCATTGTGGATTGGGCAATTCCCTTGATAAGGAGAGGGAAGTTGTTGGCTATATATGATCCCAGGGTTGTGCCTCCAAAGGATCCTATGGTGAGGAAGACGTTGGCTGTGGTGGCTGCAAAATGTGTGAGGTCTTGTAGGGAGAGAAGACCATCAATGAAGGAGGTGGTGGAATGTTTGAGTGAGTTGAGTAAATTGGTTCCAGTTCATTCTTGGAATGGTTTAGCTAATCCTTGTTTAATGGTGGAGACTGCGGGTGTACCGGTTCAATCAAGAAGCAGTCAGGTGAATTCGAATGGGACAGGGGGTGAAAATGGGATTCTTGATGATGGGGATGCTAAACTTGGGAAGCCATTGAGAAATCCACGGAGAGTGTACTCGGACTTGGGCTTTCGGAGCAATTTGATGGAATTGATGGCTAGCCCTGATGGCGAGTCTGAATTTCATGGTGAGGATGATGGATTTGAATCTAAGCTGGAACCGACAAAAAGGGTATTGAGTTTCAGATTTGAAAGTGGTAGGTTTATTGGAGGAACTAGTATTCGGTCCATGGTTCTTGGTAAAGATAGAGTGTCTAAATTAAAGCCAAACCAATCAGTTCAGGAGAGTTCTAGTGCACCTTCTGGAATGGATGATAAGATTACCACATCAAGTTCTGTTACTCAGGCTGCAGAATTGGCAATCACAGCATAG
- the LOC105169450 gene encoding probable glycerol-3-phosphate dehydrogenase [NAD(+)] 1, cytosolic translates to MGATGTAAGVTDGNVHMNGSIPSVNGSSEDKVDELRQLFGKSDGDPLRIVGVGAGAWGSVFLAMLQDAYGTFRDKVQIRIWRRAGRSVDRATAEHLFEVINSREDVLRRLIRRCAYLKYVEGRLGDRILYADEILKDGFCLNMIDTPLCPLKVVTNLQEAVWDADIVVNGLPSTETREVFQEISRYWKERISIPVIISLAKGIEAELEPEPRIVTPTQMINRATGVPMENILYLGGPNIASEIYNKEYANARICGAEKWRKSLAKFLRQPHFIVWDNGDLVTHEVMGGLKNVYAIGAGMVAALTNESATSKSVYFAHCTSEMIFITHLLAEEPERLAGPLLADTYVTLLKGRNAWYGQKLAKGEINLDMGDSIKGKGMIQGVSAVKAFYELLSQSCLNILHPNESNRIAPVELCPILQTLYKILIMRELSCKGILQALRDETMNDPRERIEIAQRHAIYRPSLLIK, encoded by the exons ATGGGGGCAACTGGAACTGCTGCTGGGGTTACTGATGGTAATGTGCATATGAATGGGTCAATTCCAAGTGTAAATGGTTCATCAGAAGACAAGGTTGATGAACTTCGCCAATTATTTGGGAAATCAGATGGGGATCCATTGAGGATCGTTGGTGTTGGTGCAGGGGCATGGGGTAGTGTGTTTCTTGCGATGCTGCAAGATGCATATGGGACTTTTCGCGATAAGGTTCAGATCAGGATATGGAGGAGAGCTGGGAGATCTGTTGATAGAGCCACAGCAGAGCATTTATTCGAGGTCATCAATTCGAGAGAAGATGTGTTGAGGAGATTGATTAGGCGATGTGCTTATTTGAAGTATGTTGAGGGAAGACTAGGCGATCGCATTCTTTATGCAGATGAGATTCTGAAAGATGGTTTTTGCTTGAATATGATTGACACCCCACTTTGCCCTTTAAAGGTTGTGACTAACTTGCAAGAGGCTGTGTGGGATGCTGATATTGTTGTCAATGGATTGCCATCAACTGAAACTAGGGAAGTGTTTCAGGAAATTAGTAGGTATTGGAAAGAAAGGATTTCCATACCAGTCATCATTTCTTTGGCAAAAGGAATAGAGGCTGAATTAGAGCCTGAACCCCGCATAGTTACTCCCACTCAGATGATCAATCGAGCAA CTGGAGTTCCAATGGAAAACATACTCTATCTTGGAGGACCTAATATTGCATCAGAAATTTACAACAAAGAATATGCTAATGCTCGGATTTGTGGAGCTGAGAAATGGAGGAAATCTTTGGCAAAGTTTCTGCGACAGCCACATTTTATTGTTTGGGATAATGGAGACCTTGTTACGCATGAAGTTATGGGGGGTCTGAAAAATGTATATGCAATTGGTGCTG GGATGGTTGCAGCTCTAACTAATGAGAGCGCGACAAGCAAGTCTGTATACTTTGCTCACTGTACATCGGAGATGATCTTTATCACCCATCTTTTGGCCGAGGAACCTGAGAGGCTTGCAGGTCCTCTCTTGGCTGACACTTATGTCACCTTGTTGAAAGGCCGAAATGCATGGTATGGTCAGAAGTTGGCTAAAGGGGAAATAAACCTTGATATGGGAGACAGCATCAAAGGCAAGGGAATGATTCAG GGCGTTTCTGCTGTAAAAGCTTTCTATGAGCTGCTTAGTCAGTCTTGTCTAAATATCCTGCATCCTAATGAAAGCAATCGCATTGCACCTGTCGAGCTATGTCCAATCCTGCAGACATTGTACAAAATACTGATAATGAG GGAGCTGTCGTGCAAGGGGATTCTTCAAGCCTTGAGAGACGAAACGATGAACGATCCTCGAGAACGCATCGAGATTGCTCAAAGGCATGCCATCTATAGACCTTCTctacttataaaataa
- the LOC105169428 gene encoding protein transport protein SEC31 homolog B: MAGCIKMVNRSASTAFAPDGAYIAAGTMAGAVDLQFSSSANLDIFELDFVSDDRQLVLAGTIPSSERFNRLSWEKGPANSEEYSLGLIAGGLVDGNIGLWNPRHLICKKGSETSENAFVANLSRHRGPVRGLEFNSLSPNLLASGADEGDICIWDVSKPSEPSHFPPLKGSGSATQGEISFLSWNSKVQHILASTSFNGTTVVWDLKKQKPVISFSDSVRRRCSVLQWHPDVATQLIVASDEDSSPSLRLWDMRNIMTPVKEFVGHTKGVIAMSWCPIDSSYLLTCAKDNRTICWDTVSGEIVAELPAGTNWNFDVHWYPKIPGVISASSFDGKVGIYNIEGSGRYGGEGDVGAAPLRAPKWYKRKAGVSFGFGGKLVSFHAAESPVGPSEVYVHNLVTEHGLITRSSEFEVAIQNGDRSALKLLCERKSQESESEEEKETWGFMKVMFNEDGTARSKLLTHLGFSLPAEESNTLQNDLSEQVNALGIDESTTIKEGGSGNKESTLFATDNGEDFFNNLPSPRADTPLADSKGESVTEDDVKESQHEIDGQEESSDPSFDDAVQRALVVGDYKGAVAQCISANKLADALVIAHVGGASLWESTRDQYLKTRHSPYLKVVAAMVNNDLMSLANTRPLKSWKETLALFCTFAQTDEWTLLCDTLAARLMAAGDTTAATLCYICAGNIDKTVEIWSKNLSAVHDGKPYVDRLQDLMEKTIIFALATGQKRFSASICKLVEKYAEILASQGLLTTAMEYLNLLGSEELSIELVILRDRIARSTEQEREIEKTVTYEASHLQSGPAYGDQSSYGLVDTSQRYYPDTAATQVQPTVPSSPYGENYQQPPAVSYGRGYNAPPTYQPVPQPNATQPAIFVPNPAAPAPMGNFPPPPVNSQPAAKFVPANPPLLRNVEQYQQPSTLGSQLYPGVVNPTYQAGPPGVPAYGSNTSQVGPPPAQKTSQVLTPTPPSRGFMPVSSSGVQRPGMNPLQPPSPTQPAPVKAPVTPAAPPPTVQTVDTSNVPAQQKPVIATLTRLFNETSEALGGPRANPAKKREIEDNSKKLGALFAKLNSGDISKNAAEKLIQLCQALDSGDFASALQIQVLLTTSDWDECNFWLATLKRMIKTRQNFR; encoded by the exons ATGGCGGGGTGTATAAAGATGGTGAACAGATCGGCGTCGACGGCGTTCGCGCCGGACGGTGCGTACATCGCTGCGGGAACGATGGCAGGGGCAGTGGATCTGCAATTCAGCTCCTCCGCCAATCTCGATATATTCGAGCTTGATTTCGTGTCCGACGATCGCCAGCTGGTCCTGGCAGGCACCATCCCGAGCTCTGAGCGCTTCAATCGCCTTTCCTGGGAGAAGGGCCCCGCAAATTCCGAGGAATATTCGCTTGGTCTCATTGCCGGTGGCCTTGTCGATGGCAACATTGGGCTTTGGAATCCGAGGCATCTGATCTG TAAAAAGGGTTCTGAGACAAGTGAGAATGCTTTTGTCGCAAATCTTTCGAGACACAGAGGACCT GTTCGTGGCCTGGAGTTTAATTCTCTTTCCCCAAACCTTCTTGCTTCTGGCGCTGATGAAGGCGATATTTGTATATGGGATGTATCAAAACCATCAGAGCCAAGTCATTTTCCACCACTCAAG GGTAGTGGATCTGCAACACAAGgtgaaatttcatttttgtcctGGAATAGCAAGGTCCAGCACATACTGGCCTCCACTTCATTTAATGGGACAACTG TGGTGTGGGATCTGAAGAAGCAAAAGCCAGTTATAAG TTTCTCGGATTCAGTTAGACGACGGTGCTCTGTTTTGCAATGGCATCCTGATGTTGCTACTCAGCTCATTGTTGCTTCTGATGAAGATAGTTCACCTTCTCTCAGG CTGTGGGATATGCGGAATATAATGACTCCAGTAAAAGAGTTTGTAGGGCACACCAAAG GTGTGATTGCCATGTCATGGTGCCCTATTGATAGCTCTTATCTGCTTACCTGTGCCAAAGACAACCGCACTATTTGCTGGGATACTGTATCTGGAGAG ATTGTGGCTGAATTACCTGCTGGAACCAACTGGAATTTTGATGTACATTGGTATCCTAAGATCCCTGGAGTTATATCAGCATCTTCGTTTGATGGGAAAGTTggcatttataatatagag GGTTCTGGTCGATATGGTGGAGAGGGGGATGTTGGAGCAG CACCTCTGAGGGCCCCAAAGTGGTACAAGCGAAAAGCTGGAGTTTCATTTGGTTTCGGAGGCAAGCTTGTTTCATTTCACGCTGCTGAATCTCCTGTTGGACCGTCAGAG GTTTATGTGCACAACTTAGTTACGGAACATGGTTTGATTACTCGATCTTCAGAATTTGAGGTTGCAATACAAAATGGGGACAGATCAGCACTGAAACTTTTGTGCGAAAGAAAATCTCAAGAATCTGA ATCTGAGGAGGAAAAGGAAACATGGGGCTTTATGAAGGTTATGTTCAATGAGGATGGGACTGCAAGGTCGAAGCTGCTTACCCATCTTGGTTTCAGTCTGCCTGCTGAAGAGAGCAATACTTTGCAGAATGATCTCTCTGAGCAAGTAAATGCTCTTGGCATTGATGAGAGTACAACTATTAAAGAAGGAGGTTCAGGGAACAAAGAATCTACCTTATTTGCGACTGATAATGGGGAAGACTTCTTTAACAATCTCCCAAGTCCCAGAGCAGACACACCTCTAGCTGACTCTAAGGGTGAGTCTGTCACTGAAGACGATGTAAAGGAATCCCAACACGAAATTGATGGACAGGAGGAGAGTTCTGATCCTTCATTTGATGATGCTGTTCAACGTGCGTTGGTCGTTGGGGACTACAAGGGGGCAGTTGCACAATGCATTTCTGCAAATAAATTGGCAGATGCTTTGGTCATTGCTCATGTTGGTGGTGCTTCCTTGTGGGAGAGCACACGTGATCAGTACCTGAAGACCAGACATTCTCCATACCTAAAG GTTGTTGCTGCCATGGTGAACAATGACCTGATGAGCCTAGCAAACACCAGACCTCTAAAATCATGGAAGGAAACACTTGCTCTCTTTTGTACT TTTGCACAGACAGATGAGTGGACTCTATTATGTGACACCCTTGCTGCTAGACTCATGGCTGCTGGTGATACAACTGCTGCAACACTCTGTTATATATGTGCTGGAAATATTGACAAAACAGTGGAAATCTGGTCGAAGAATCTCTCAGCTGTACATGATGGAAAGCCATATGTAGACCGCCTCCAG GATTTGATGGAGAAGACTATCATCTTTGCTTTGGCTACTGGACAGAAGCGGTTTAGTGCTTCAATATGTAAACTAGTTGAGAAATATGCTGAAATATTAGCAAGCCAAGGGCTTTTAACTACAGCAATGGAGTACTTGAATCTTCTTGGGAGTGAAGAATTGTCTATTGAACTTGTCATCTTACGTGATCGTATTGCTCGTTCGACTGAGCAAG aaaGGGAGATTGAGAAGACTGTTACTTATGAGGCTAGTCATTTACAAAGCGGACCTGCATATGGCGATCAATCGAGTTATGGGCTTGTCGACACTTCTCAACGTTATTATCCG GATACTGCAGCAACCCAGGTGCAACCAACCGTCCCAAGCAGTCCATATGGTGAAAATTATCAACAGCCACCTGCTGTTTCATATGGGAGGGGTTACAATGCTCCTCCGACATATCAGCCAGTTCCGCAGCCTAATGCCACACAGCCTGCCATATTTGTCCCTAATCCAGCAGCTCCAGCTCCAATG GGGAACTTTCCTCCACCTCCTGTGAATTCGCAGCCTGCTGCAAAATTTGTTCCAGCAAACCCTCCTTTATTAAGAAATGTGGAGCAATATCAGCAACCATCGACTTTGGGTTCCCAGCTCTATCCC ggGGTTGTCAACCCTACTTATCAAGCTGGTCCTCCGGGGGTTCCTGCGTATGGTTCTAACACATCTCAAGTTGGCCCACCTCCTGCGCAAAAAACATCGCAGGTTTTGACTCCTACTCCACCATCTAGAGGATTCATGCCGGTGAGTAGCTCAGGGGTGCAAAGACCTGGAATGAATCCACTGCAACCTCCTAGTCCTACTCAACCTGCTCCAGTGAAGGCACCTGTTACTCCTGCTGCTCCCCCACCTACTGTGCAGACTGTTGATACTTCGAATGTACCTG CACAACAGAAACCTGTTATCGCAACTTTAACAAGACTTTTTAACGAGACAAGTGAAGCATTGGGAGGCCCACGGGCAAATCCGGCCAAGAAGCGTGAAATAGAGGACAACTCAAAGAAGTTGGGTGCCTTGTTTGCAAAACTCAACAGTGGAGACATATCCAAAAATGCTGCAGAAAAGCTTATACAACTCTGTCAGGCACTGGATAGTGGTGATTTTGCTAGTGCGCTTCAAATCCAG GTGCTGCTCACAACAAGCGATTGGGATGAATGCAACTTCTGGTTAGCAACTCTCAAAAGAATGATCAAGACAAGGCAGAACTTTAGATAA
- the LOC105169396 gene encoding protein PNS1 — MGATEPVVLNRENEGGVEEEKERRNGKTSDEEELKDLEKGEMNMGQESVQIHPPTEFHMSRMQRLSTTNPLRLVMNNATRVASPSPAHQPPLRSSSPLQQQPPPPQPSVASLNSRAYTNKISLFLFIVHMVLAVGLVGFLIFKGVQGLIEEGRAQRREKRVLKYFLPQVEAASLLSITLAFMWQKAVRVWPKFMVHFIIWSTFALTLAAGILLICYQRPATDGIGVLFIAFAIGNGLYACWVTQRTSFCSKIFIKALEPVSKFPDINHPTYWMLGAGFLWMSFWILGVIGALNFYVPPLIIIALVLSLAWTAEVMRNVANVTVCRVIALYYLRGMQSSTEFCFQRALSKNLGSACLGSLFVPTIEALRIIARGLNLLEGENEFLFCCADCCLRVMESIFRRGNGWAYVQIAAYGKGFVKASQDTWELFEKREMVEIVDSDITSAICFLSGVCSGAICTIVVAAWTATVHRGYIGTLSVLAAFIGYLMTRIAMALPHACVSCYYVCYAENPDNRLFDRTIPDRLELIKSGRDVIIPTPRVPRRFQR, encoded by the exons ATGGGTGCCACAGAACCC GTGGTGTTGAACAGAGAAAATGAAGGAGGAGTGGAGGAGGAGAAGGAGAGAAGAAACGGGAAGACATCAGATGAAGAAGAATTGAAGGATTTGGAGAAGGGAGAGATGAATATGGGCCAAGAATCAGTTCAAATCCATCCTCCAACTGAATTTCACATGTCAAGAATGCAAAGATTGAGCACCACAAACCCTTTAAGACTCGTCATGAATAATGCCACAAGAGTTGCTTCTCCTTCGCCTGCTCACCAGCCTCCTCTCCgttcttcttctcctttgcAGCAGCAGCCGCCGCCGcc GCAGCCATCAGTGGCCTCACTGAATTCAAGAGCATACACAAACAAGATTTCTCTGTTTTTGTTCATTGTGCATATGGTTCTGGCTGTTGGGCTGGTGGGGTTTCTGATATTTAAGGGTGTCCAAGGCCTGATTGAAGAAGGGCGAGCTCAaaggagagaaaagagagtgtTAAAGTATTTTCTACCTCAGGTTGAGGCTGCTTCTCTGCTTAGCATAACACTGGCATTTATGTGGCAGAAGGCAGTGAGAGTGTGGCCTAAATTTATGGTTCATTTCATAATTTGGAGCACTTTTGCACTGACTTTGGCTGCCGGAATTCTTTTGATTTGCTACCAAAGGCCAGCCACCGACGGCATTGGCGTCCTGTTTATTGCCTTTGCTATTGGGAATGGATTGTACGCTTGTTGGGTTACACAGAGAACTAGTTTTTGCTCCAAGATTTTCATCAAAGCGCTTGAACCGGTGTCAAAATTTCCCGACATAAATCACCCCACTTATTGGATGCTCGGTGCTGGATTCTTGTGGATGTCGTTCTGGATTTTAGGGGTGATCGGGGCGTTGAATTTCTATGTCCCGCCACTGATTATAATCGCGTTGGTTTTGAGCCTGGCTTGGACGGCTGAGGTGATGAGGAATGTAGCTAATGTAACAGTTTGTAGAGTGATTGCTCTTTACTATCTCAGAGGAATGCAATCCAGCACTGAGTTCTGCTTCCAACGAGCTTTGTCCAAGAACCTGGGGAGTGCTTGCCTTGGATCCCTTTTTGTCCCTACAATTGAAGCTCTGAGGATCATTGCACGAGGCTTGAATTTGCTCGAGGGAGAAAATGAATTCTTGTTCTGCTGTGCAGATTGCTGTCTCAGGGTCATGGAATCCATCTTCCGTCGAGGCAACGGCTGGGCTTATGTTCAG ATTGCTGCATACGGGAAAGGTTTCGTAAAGGCGTCCCAAGACACTTGGGAGCTCTTTGAGAAGAGAGAAATGGTTGAAATCGTCGACTCCGACATAACGAGTGCCATTTGCTTTCTCAGCGGAGTCTGCAGTGGCGCAATCTGCACAATCGTTGTGGCCGCATGGACGGCTACCGTCCACCGTGGCTACATCGGTACCCTCTCTGTCCTAGCCGCCTTCATCGGTTACCTAATG ACTAGGATTGCAATGGCACTGCCCCATGCTTGTGTGAGTTGTTACTACGTCTGCTATGCTGAGAATCCTGACAACAGGCTGTTCGATAGAACGATACCCGACCGTCTCGAGTTGATCAAATCCGGTCGGGACGTCATCATCCCAACTCCTAGGGTTCCCCGTCGATTTCAAAGATAG
- the LOC105169407 gene encoding N-terminal acetyltransferase A complex catalytic subunit NAA10-like: MVCIRKATVDDLLAMQACNLFCLPENYQMKYYLYHILSWPQLLYVAEDYNGKIVGYVLAKMEEETTECHGHITSLAVLRTHRKLGLATKLMTAAQNAMEQVYAAEYVSLHVRKSNRAAFNLYTETLGYKIHDVEAKYYADGEDAYDMRKQLKGRKHHHHHHHHHHHGGGCCSAETKADEKPGSTEAKTE; this comes from the exons ATGGTGTGCATAAGGAAAGCAACGGTGGATGACTTGCTGGCGATGCAGGCCTGCAATTTGTTCTGCCTGCCGGAGAACTACCAGATGAAATACTACTTATACCACATTCTCTCATGGCCGCAGCTCCTCTACGTGGCGGAGGATTACAACGGCAAGATTGTGGGCTACGTCTTGGCCAAAATGGAGGAGGAGACTACGGAGTGCCACGGCCACATCACCTCGCTCGCCGTCCTCAGGACACACCGCAAGCTCGGCCTGGCCACTAAGCTCATGACTGCTGCTCAAAATGCAATGGAACAG GTATATGCTGCAGAATATGTGTCATTGCATGTCAGGAAGAGCAATAGGGCAGCGTTTAATTTGTACACTGAGACACTAGGCTACAAGATCCATGATGTGGAGGCCAAATATTATGCGGATGGGGAGGATGCTTATGATATGAGGAAGCAACTCAAGGGTAGGAAgcatcaccaccaccaccaccaccaccaccatcatgGTGGTGGATGCTGTTCCGCCGAAACGAAGGCAGATGAAAAGCCTGGATCAACTGAGGCCAAAACTGAGTGA